From one Trifolium pratense cultivar HEN17-A07 linkage group LG1, ARS_RC_1.1, whole genome shotgun sequence genomic stretch:
- the LOC123914204 gene encoding inositol transporter 1-like isoform X1, which produces MTIPAVAAIVGSSGYLDIHPERKVSVFKNPYILGLTSVASIGGLLFGYDTGVISGALLYIKDDFPAVKNSHFIQETIVSMAVAGAIVGAAVGGWINDHYGRKKATIIADAIFILGAIVMSAAPNPYTLILGRVFVGLGVGIASVTAPVYIAELSPSEIRGSLVATNVLMITGGQFISYLVNLAFTQVPGTWRWMLGVSCVPAVVQFFLMLLLPESPRWLYINNRESEAIIVLGKIYDFDRLEDEIALLTAQSEQDRQKRDDVSYGHVFKSKEIRLAFLAGAGLQAFQQFTGINTVMYYSPTIVQMAGFHSNELALQLSLIVAGLNAAGTVLGIYLIDHAGRKTLALYSLGGVIVSLIILSVSFFNQSSATTTNQNDLYGWLAVAGLALYIAFFSPGMGPVPWTVNSEVYPQEYRGMCGGMSATVNWISNLIVAQSFLSIAEAAGTGPTFLLLAVIAVVAFLFVVFFVPETKGLTFDEVELLWRERAWGKNPHTKTLLERGNQSY; this is translated from the exons ATGACGATACCAGCAGTAGCAGCAATTGTTGGAAGCTCTGGTTACTTGGACATTCATCCTGAAAGAAAAGTGTCTGTGTTTAAGAACCCTTACATTTTGGGACTCACTTCTGTGGCTAGTATTGGTGGATTGCTTTTCGGCTACGACACTG GTGTTATATCTGGAGCTCTTCTGTATATTAAAGATGATTTTCCTGCCGTCAAAAACAGTCATTTTATCCAGGAAACTATTGTCAGCATGGCAGTTGCTGGTGCTATTGTTGGAGCAGCTGTTGGTGGTTGGATTAATGATCATTATGGAAGAAAGAAAGCAACCATCATTGCAGATGCTATCTTTATTCTTGGAGCAATTGTCATGTCTGCTGCACCAAATCCTTATACTCTCATACTCGGCCGTGTTTTTGTTGGTCTAGGTGTGGGTATAGCTTCTGTTACTGCTCCTGTCTATATTGCAGAATTGTCACCCTCTGAAATAAGGGGATCATTAGTAGCCACAAATGTCCTTATGATAACTGGTGGACAGTTTATTTCTTATCTAGTCAATCTTGCTTTTACACAG GTCCCCGGGACATGGCGATGGATGTTGGGAGTTTCGTGTGTTCCGGCAGTAGTTCAGTTTTTTCTCATGCTCTTGCTGCCTGAATCCCCAAGATGGCTCTATATAAAT AATAGAGAAAGTGAAGCCATTATTGTGCTCGGTAAGATATATGACTTTGATCGATTAGAGGATGAAATTGCTTTACTTACAGCTCAGTCGGAGCAAGACCGCCAAAAAAGGGATGATGTCAGTTACGGGcatgtttttaaatcaaaagaGATCAGACTTGCATTCCTTGCTGGAGCTGGATTGCAG GCCTTTCAGCAATTTACAGGTATAAACACAGTGATGTACTACAGTCCAACAATCGTCCAAATGGCTGGATTTCACTCTAATGAGTTGGCTCTTCAACTCTCTCTCATAGTTGCCGGATTGAATGCTGCCGGAACAGTTCTGGGCATTTACCTTATTGACCATGCAGGGCGAAAAACATTGGCCCTATATAGTTTAGGAGGAGTAATAGTTTCTCTGATAATCTTATCCGTATCATTTTTTAACCAATCATCTGCCACTACTACAAATCAAAATGATTTGTATGGGTGGCTTGCGGTTGCTGGTTTGGCCCTATATATTGCATTTTTCTCGCCAGGGATGGGACCTGTGCCGTGGACAGTAAACTCGGAAGTATATCCACAAGAATACCGAGGAATGTGTGGAGGCATGTCAGCTACTGTGAATTGGATTTCAAATTTGATTGTTGCACAGTCCTTTCTTTCTATTGCAGAAGCTGCAGGGACTGGTCCTACGTTCTTGCTTCTCGCTGTCATAGCTGTTGTTGCATTTTTGTTTGTGGTTTTCTTTGTTCCAGAAACCAAAGGATTGACATTTGATGAAGTGGAACTGTTGTGGAGGGAGAGAGCTTGGGGTAAGAATCCTCACACTAAAACCCTTCTTGAACGTGGAAATCAATCCTACTAA
- the LOC123914204 gene encoding inositol transporter 1-like isoform X2, with protein sequence MTIPAVAAIVGSSGYLDIHPERKVSVFKNPYILGLTSVASIGGLLFGYDTGVISGALLYIKDDFPAVKNSHFIQETIVSMAVAGAIVGAAVGGWINDHYGRKKATIIADAIFILGAIVMSAAPNPYTLILGRVFVGLGVGIASVTAPVYIAELSPSEIRGSLVATNVLMITGGQFISYLVNLAFTQVPGTWRWMLGVSCVPAVVQFFLMLLLPESPRWLYINNRESEAIIVLGKIYDFDRLEDEIALLTAQSEQDRQKRDDVSYGHVFKSKEIRLAFLAGAGLQAFQQFTGINTVMYYSPTIVQMAGFHSNELALQLSLIVAGLNAAGTVLGIYLIDHAGRKTLALYSLGGVIVSLIILSVSFFNQSSATTTNQNDLYGWLAVAGLALYIAFFSPGMGPVPWTVNSEVYPQEYRGMCGGMSATVNWISNLIVAQSFLSIAEAAGTGPTFLLLAVIAVVAFLFVVFFVPETKGLTFDEVELLWRERAWVLAAASSISSSKNISQ encoded by the exons ATGACGATACCAGCAGTAGCAGCAATTGTTGGAAGCTCTGGTTACTTGGACATTCATCCTGAAAGAAAAGTGTCTGTGTTTAAGAACCCTTACATTTTGGGACTCACTTCTGTGGCTAGTATTGGTGGATTGCTTTTCGGCTACGACACTG GTGTTATATCTGGAGCTCTTCTGTATATTAAAGATGATTTTCCTGCCGTCAAAAACAGTCATTTTATCCAGGAAACTATTGTCAGCATGGCAGTTGCTGGTGCTATTGTTGGAGCAGCTGTTGGTGGTTGGATTAATGATCATTATGGAAGAAAGAAAGCAACCATCATTGCAGATGCTATCTTTATTCTTGGAGCAATTGTCATGTCTGCTGCACCAAATCCTTATACTCTCATACTCGGCCGTGTTTTTGTTGGTCTAGGTGTGGGTATAGCTTCTGTTACTGCTCCTGTCTATATTGCAGAATTGTCACCCTCTGAAATAAGGGGATCATTAGTAGCCACAAATGTCCTTATGATAACTGGTGGACAGTTTATTTCTTATCTAGTCAATCTTGCTTTTACACAG GTCCCCGGGACATGGCGATGGATGTTGGGAGTTTCGTGTGTTCCGGCAGTAGTTCAGTTTTTTCTCATGCTCTTGCTGCCTGAATCCCCAAGATGGCTCTATATAAAT AATAGAGAAAGTGAAGCCATTATTGTGCTCGGTAAGATATATGACTTTGATCGATTAGAGGATGAAATTGCTTTACTTACAGCTCAGTCGGAGCAAGACCGCCAAAAAAGGGATGATGTCAGTTACGGGcatgtttttaaatcaaaagaGATCAGACTTGCATTCCTTGCTGGAGCTGGATTGCAG GCCTTTCAGCAATTTACAGGTATAAACACAGTGATGTACTACAGTCCAACAATCGTCCAAATGGCTGGATTTCACTCTAATGAGTTGGCTCTTCAACTCTCTCTCATAGTTGCCGGATTGAATGCTGCCGGAACAGTTCTGGGCATTTACCTTATTGACCATGCAGGGCGAAAAACATTGGCCCTATATAGTTTAGGAGGAGTAATAGTTTCTCTGATAATCTTATCCGTATCATTTTTTAACCAATCATCTGCCACTACTACAAATCAAAATGATTTGTATGGGTGGCTTGCGGTTGCTGGTTTGGCCCTATATATTGCATTTTTCTCGCCAGGGATGGGACCTGTGCCGTGGACAGTAAACTCGGAAGTATATCCACAAGAATACCGAGGAATGTGTGGAGGCATGTCAGCTACTGTGAATTGGATTTCAAATTTGATTGTTGCACAGTCCTTTCTTTCTATTGCAGAAGCTGCAGGGACTGGTCCTACGTTCTTGCTTCTCGCTGTCATAGCTGTTGTTGCATTTTTGTTTGTGGTTTTCTTTGTTCCAGAAACCAAAGGATTGACATTTGATGAAGTGGAACTGTTGTGGAGGGAGAGAGCTTGGG TATTGGCAGCAGCATCATCAATATCCTCATCAAAAAATATATCCCAATGA
- the LOC123914211 gene encoding DNA damage-repair/toleration protein DRT102-like, which produces MNFTLLPFIIIPSALAQVGRRVSQSALSSSSPEEVRGLVACGTGAGVSIFANKFPGVFATTCLTPSDAVNARSINNSNVLALSGRYTSTETAIEIVDAWLNTPFKSPCPANDNRPWPHEMDKFLDKSQIEMPKIGKEDTVDTCAVCSLAVNNRELNPINLLPGGSIKIFRESPTSALVRFKAGSIEPAHHHTFGHDFVVIEGKMSVWNVTKEEMYDLTVGDYLFTPAGDVHRVKYYEDTELFIKWDGHWDIFFDEDIDDAAANTAIHTELPN; this is translated from the coding sequence ATGAATTTTACTCTATTACCCTTTATTATTATTCCATCAGCGCTAGCTCAAGTCGGTCGTCGAGTCTCTCAATCTGCATTGTCTTCTTCTTCCCCGGAGGAGGTCCGTGGTCTCGTCGCCTGTGGCACCGGTGCTGGCGTCTCCATCTTCGCCAACAAATTCCCAGGTGTATTCGCCACCACCTGTCTTACTCCATCTGACGCCGTCAACGCCCGCTCCATCAACAACTCAAATGTACTCGCCTTATCCGGCAGGTACACTTCAACGGAAACAGCGATTGAGATCGTAGACGCCTGGTTGAACACGCCATTCAAGTCTCCCTGTCCCGCAAATGACAACAGACCGTGGCCACATGAGATGGACAAGTTTCTTGACAAGTCTCAAATTGAAATGCCCAAGATTGGAAAGGAAGATACGGTTGACACATGTGCGGTTTGCTCTTTGGCCGTGAACAACAGGGAGCTGAACCCAATCAATTTGCTTCCGGGAGGGTCAATCAAGATTTTTAGGGAGAGTCCGACATCAGCGTTGGTGAGGTTCAAGGCGGGGAGCATAGAGCCGGCACATCACCACACGTTTGGGCACGATTTCGTAGTGATTGAAGGGAAGATGAGTGTTTGGAATGTGACAAAGGAAGAGATGTACGATCTAACAGTTGGGGATTACTTGTTTACTCCTGCTGGTGATGTGCATAGAGTGAAGTACTATGAGGACACTGAGCTCTTCATCAAGTGGGATGGTCATTGGGATATATTTTTTGATGAGGATATTGATGATGCTGCTGCCAATACTGCAATTCATACAGAATTACCCAACTGA